A region of Fusobacteriaceae bacterium DNA encodes the following proteins:
- the murA gene encoding UDP-N-acetylglucosamine 1-carboxyvinyltransferase yields MVGVEAFRITGGKRLMGEIRVDGSKNSSLPVFMATLMEKGTYTLKNVPNLRDIKTSIELLTSLGLLVEKAGPHAYKITNNGLSTLTAEYEIVKKMRASFLAMGAILAYAGKANVSLPGGCNIGLRPVDLHLKGFEALGVKYKIVNGYVDAVAKNGLSGGGIILDMPSVGATENIMMAATKARGTTVIENAAREPEIEDLADFLNKMGAKIKGAGTSTVVIEGVKKLTPGEHTIISDRIVAATYIILAILFEGDVTVSGVNREHLNGFLLKLEEMGLKYRFTRNTLRILSKLSDLSPAEVVTMPHPGFPTDIQAPMMTLLSLVKGKSEIKETIFENRFMHVAELNRMGAQISVDGDLAKITGVRELSGANVMASDLRAGAALVLAALMAKGTSVVNRIYHVDRGYEIFDKKLKKLGAEIERIKIRL; encoded by the coding sequence ATGGTTGGCGTCGAGGCATTCCGGATCACGGGCGGAAAACGGCTGATGGGGGAAATCCGGGTTGACGGATCGAAAAATTCGTCGCTCCCGGTTTTTATGGCTACGCTCATGGAAAAGGGGACCTATACGCTGAAAAATGTCCCCAATCTGCGGGACATCAAGACGTCCATCGAGCTTTTGACGAGCCTCGGTCTCCTTGTGGAAAAAGCGGGCCCCCACGCCTACAAGATCACTAATAACGGCCTGAGTACCTTGACGGCCGAATATGAGATCGTCAAGAAAATGCGGGCCTCCTTTCTCGCCATGGGCGCGATCCTGGCCTACGCGGGAAAAGCCAACGTGTCTCTACCCGGGGGGTGCAATATCGGCCTAAGGCCGGTGGACCTTCATTTGAAGGGCTTTGAGGCCCTGGGCGTCAAATACAAAATCGTCAACGGCTATGTGGACGCGGTCGCGAAAAACGGCCTTTCCGGAGGCGGCATTATCCTCGATATGCCCAGCGTCGGCGCGACGGAAAACATCATGATGGCGGCGACGAAAGCCCGGGGGACCACGGTTATCGAAAACGCGGCCCGGGAGCCTGAGATTGAGGATCTGGCTGATTTTCTCAACAAAATGGGCGCGAAGATCAAGGGGGCCGGCACAAGCACCGTTGTCATCGAGGGCGTAAAGAAACTGACGCCCGGCGAGCATACGATCATCAGCGACCGGATCGTGGCGGCGACCTATATCATCCTCGCGATCCTCTTTGAGGGCGATGTCACCGTGAGCGGCGTCAATCGTGAGCATCTGAACGGCTTCCTGTTGAAACTCGAGGAAATGGGTCTCAAATACCGCTTTACGCGAAATACGCTGCGGATTTTATCGAAACTGTCGGATCTTTCGCCCGCGGAAGTGGTGACCATGCCCCACCCCGGATTTCCGACGGATATCCAGGCGCCGATGATGACGCTTTTGTCCCTGGTCAAGGGGAAGAGCGAGATCAAGGAAACGATCTTCGAAAACCGTTTCATGCACGTGGCGGAGCTGAACCGCATGGGCGCCCAGATCAGCGTCGACGGCGATCTGGCCAAGATCACCGGAGTCAGGGAACTTTCGGGCGCAAACGTCATGGCGAGCGACTTGCGGGCCGGAGCGGCTCTGGTCCTGGCGGCGCTTATGGCAAAGGGAACTTCCGTCGTCAACCGGATCTACCACGTGGATCGGGGTTATGAAATTTTCGATAAAAAACTAAAAAAGTTAGGAGCGGAGATCGAAAGGATCAAGATCCGGTTGTAA
- a CDS encoding ABC transporter ATP-binding protein, whose protein sequence is MNRDNNLLTITDLSVAYGGIRAVKNINFSVEKGKVVTLVGSNGAGKSSTLRAIAGLVPATGSIRFDGKELLGQPTDTVVAEGITLVPEGRRVFSNLTVLENLKIGAFMRNDSLESDLDWIYTLFPILKDRSWQMAGTLSGGEQQMLAIGRALMSRPKLIMMDEPSLGLAPLIVQGVFAIIREINRQGVTILLIEQNANMALKAADMGYVMETGEITIVGTGAELLENEAVKAAYLGKAK, encoded by the coding sequence ATGAATAGGGACAACAATTTATTGACCATCACAGACCTGAGCGTCGCCTACGGCGGCATCCGGGCCGTGAAAAACATCAATTTTTCCGTGGAAAAAGGAAAGGTCGTGACGCTCGTGGGCTCAAACGGCGCCGGAAAAAGCTCCACGCTCCGGGCCATCGCGGGGCTCGTGCCTGCCACGGGCAGCATCCGCTTTGACGGCAAAGAGCTCCTCGGACAGCCCACCGATACCGTCGTTGCCGAGGGCATTACCCTCGTTCCCGAAGGGAGAAGGGTTTTTTCCAATCTTACGGTTTTGGAGAATCTCAAAATCGGGGCCTTTATGAGAAACGATTCGCTGGAGTCGGACCTCGACTGGATCTATACGCTGTTTCCGATCTTGAAGGACCGCTCGTGGCAGATGGCCGGCACCCTTTCCGGAGGGGAGCAGCAGATGCTCGCCATCGGTCGGGCGCTCATGTCAAGGCCGAAACTCATCATGATGGACGAGCCTTCGCTGGGTCTGGCGCCGCTTATCGTGCAGGGCGTTTTTGCCATTATCCGCGAAATCAACCGGCAGGGCGTGACGATTCTGCTCATCGAGCAAAACGCCAATATGGCCCTCAAAGCGGCCGATATGGGCTATGTCATGGAGACGGGAGAAATCACCATCGTCGGCACAGGCGCGGAGCTTCTGGAAAACGAAGCCGTCAAAGCCGCCTATCTCGGGAAGGCAAAGTAA
- a CDS encoding ABC transporter ATP-binding protein, whose product MQFGGVVAVDNLSLVVDEGEIVALIGPNGAGKTTAFNVVTGVYAPTNGAVYFRDNCIISDFPKGGMKKICKAQNVGKYTKTIRHTPDKITKLGIARTFQNIRLFGRLTVFENILIATHMRSKADFLSAIFRLNLREERENRKRALELLEIVGLADLRDEVSSALPYGKQRHLEIARALATQPSLLLLDEPAAGMNPQETDELTAFIQKIKDDFRLTVFMIEHHMNLVMEISDRIYVLDFGEMIASGTPPEIQRNKRVIDAYLGVQDE is encoded by the coding sequence ATGCAATTCGGCGGCGTTGTGGCCGTCGATAACCTTTCCCTCGTCGTGGACGAAGGGGAAATCGTCGCCCTGATCGGACCCAACGGCGCGGGGAAAACCACGGCTTTCAACGTAGTGACCGGCGTTTACGCCCCCACCAACGGCGCCGTGTATTTCAGGGACAACTGCATCATCTCCGATTTTCCCAAGGGCGGCATGAAAAAGATCTGCAAAGCCCAAAATGTCGGGAAATATACAAAAACCATACGGCATACGCCGGATAAAATCACAAAGCTGGGCATTGCCCGCACATTTCAGAATATCCGGCTTTTCGGGCGTCTCACGGTTTTTGAGAACATCCTCATCGCGACCCATATGCGGTCAAAAGCCGATTTCCTCTCGGCCATTTTTCGTCTGAACTTACGGGAAGAGCGGGAAAATCGCAAACGGGCCCTTGAGCTTTTGGAAATCGTGGGCCTCGCCGACTTGCGGGACGAGGTTTCAAGCGCGCTCCCCTACGGCAAGCAGCGTCATCTGGAGATCGCGAGAGCGCTCGCGACGCAGCCTTCGCTCCTTTTGCTGGACGAGCCCGCGGCCGGCATGAATCCCCAGGAAACGGACGAACTGACTGCGTTTATCCAGAAAATCAAAGACGACTTTCGGCTGACGGTCTTCATGATCGAGCATCACATGAACCTCGTCATGGAGATTTCCGACCGGATCTACGTCCTCGATTTCGGGGAAATGATCGCGAGCGGGACCCCGCCGGAAATCCAGCGCAACAAGCGGGTTATCGACGCCTATCTGGGGGTGCAGGATGAATAG
- a CDS encoding branched-chain amino acid ABC transporter permease, with product MDKKIKFLCTVCLVAVAVIFLFAVDRGHLGSPYVKRILNLSAIYAIVSVSMNLVNGFTGLFSLGQSGFMAIGAFSVAVFTIPKASIKSIFYVEPMAPWLVEMRLPFVAAILIGGLIAAVLALLIGYPVLRLKSDYLAIATLGFSEIIRIVLTNMPTITNGAFGIKRIPPITSMFTVFGIAALCIGIMMLLINSSYGRAFKAIREDNVAAEAMGINLTLHKELAFSVSAFFSAIAGGLYASFLTTIDPKQFYFTLTYNFLLIVVLGGMGSVTGTVLASFVITYGLEWLRFFDSPLMIGNIPVPLFRPGLRMVIFSILLMLVVLFFRKGIMGTKEFSWDGIYFWFKDKKYRGLLKRKAGRKAGGSGA from the coding sequence ATGGATAAGAAAATCAAATTTTTATGTACGGTCTGTCTTGTCGCTGTCGCGGTGATCTTTCTCTTTGCGGTGGATAGGGGCCATTTGGGCTCGCCCTATGTCAAAAGAATATTAAATTTATCCGCAATATACGCGATCGTCAGCGTTTCCATGAATCTCGTCAACGGCTTTACGGGGCTATTTTCCCTGGGGCAATCGGGCTTTATGGCCATAGGGGCATTCAGCGTAGCCGTTTTCACGATCCCCAAGGCTAGCATCAAATCCATATTCTATGTGGAGCCCATGGCGCCCTGGCTTGTGGAAATGCGCCTGCCTTTTGTGGCGGCCATCCTCATCGGAGGCTTGATCGCGGCCGTTCTGGCCCTTTTGATCGGTTACCCGGTCTTGCGGCTCAAAAGCGACTATCTGGCCATCGCGACGCTGGGCTTTTCGGAAATCATCCGGATCGTCCTCACCAACATGCCCACGATCACCAACGGCGCCTTCGGCATCAAACGCATCCCGCCGATTACGTCCATGTTTACCGTGTTCGGTATCGCCGCTCTCTGTATCGGCATTATGATGCTCCTGATCAATTCGTCCTACGGTCGGGCCTTCAAGGCCATCCGGGAGGACAATGTGGCCGCCGAGGCCATGGGCATCAACCTTACGCTGCACAAAGAGCTGGCTTTTTCGGTGAGCGCATTTTTCAGCGCCATCGCGGGGGGACTTTACGCGTCCTTCCTCACAACCATTGACCCCAAGCAGTTTTATTTTACGTTGACATACAATTTTCTCCTGATCGTGGTGCTGGGCGGCATGGGAAGCGTAACGGGGACCGTCCTCGCTTCCTTTGTGATCACTTACGGCCTCGAATGGCTGCGTTTCTTTGACAGCCCGCTCATGATCGGGAACATACCGGTTCCCTTGTTCCGCCCGGGACTCAGAATGGTCATCTTTTCAATACTTCTGATGCTCGTCGTGCTCTTTTTCCGCAAAGGAATCATGGGGACGAAGGAATTTTCCTGGGACGGAATTTACTTCTGGTTCAAAGACAAGAAATACCGCGGACTGCTGAAGCGGAAAGCGGGAAGGAAGGCGGGTGGTTCCGGTGCCTGA
- a CDS encoding branched-chain amino acid ABC transporter permease, translating into MSSGIFIQHLINGLSLGSLYALIAIGYTMVYGILLLINFAHGDVFMMAGYFMMVTMAGMGLPVYLSIPLVLLMTVLLGMLLERSAYKPLRDAPRMSIMISAIGASYLLENLAIYIFTGVPKGYPNIPFLTKVVQFGSVSFQLVTVVTPIITVFLLLALMFLVHRTKMGMAMRAVSKDYETARLMGIKINRVISTTFGIGSFLAAIGSILWGAKYPSIFPLVGVMPGLKCFIAAVFGGIGNIPGAVLGGLILGITEPMLIAFFPKMTGYRDAFAFALLIIMLIVKPTGLLGEKTTDKV; encoded by the coding sequence ATGAGCTCCGGTATTTTTATCCAGCACCTGATCAACGGGCTGTCCCTGGGGAGCCTGTACGCCCTGATTGCCATCGGCTACACCATGGTATACGGGATTTTGCTCCTGATCAATTTTGCCCACGGCGACGTCTTCATGATGGCGGGATATTTTATGATGGTCACCATGGCCGGAATGGGGCTTCCGGTCTATCTGTCAATCCCCCTCGTGCTGTTGATGACGGTGCTGCTGGGGATGCTTTTGGAACGAAGCGCCTACAAGCCTTTACGGGACGCCCCGCGGATGTCCATCATGATTTCCGCCATCGGCGCCTCCTATTTGCTTGAAAATCTGGCGATCTATATTTTTACGGGCGTTCCCAAGGGATACCCCAACATTCCCTTTTTGACGAAGGTTGTGCAGTTCGGCAGCGTGTCCTTTCAGCTGGTGACTGTGGTAACCCCCATCATTACGGTATTTTTGCTTTTGGCGCTCATGTTTCTCGTCCATCGGACGAAAATGGGGATGGCCATGCGGGCGGTTTCCAAAGATTATGAAACGGCGCGACTCATGGGGATCAAGATCAACCGGGTCATCTCGACGACCTTCGGAATCGGCTCCTTTTTGGCCGCTATCGGCTCCATCCTCTGGGGGGCCAAATACCCGAGCATTTTCCCCCTTGTGGGCGTGATGCCGGGCCTCAAATGTTTTATCGCCGCTGTCTTCGGCGGGATCGGCAACATCCCGGGCGCTGTCCTGGGCGGGCTCATCCTCGGGATTACGGAGCCCATGCTGATCGCCTTTTTCCCGAAGATGACGGGCTATCGCGACGCTTTCGCCTTCGCGCTTCTGATTATTATGCTGATCGTCAAACCCACAGGCCTCCTGGGGGAAAAGACAACGGACAAGGTGTGA
- a CDS encoding ABC transporter substrate-binding protein has product MKKLFLSMAAVLAVAAAFTIGYGEKVLAADDTIKIGVFEPLTGENGGGGSQEVDGIKYANQVYPEVLGKKVELVIVDNKSDKAEAVVAATRLVEKEKVVAVIGSYGSGVSIAAGDIFRNAKVPAMGASCTNPMVTEGNEFYFRACFLDPFQGTVLANYAIAQGKKKAAVITQLGDDYSTGLGSFFTREFKKLGGEIVADQQFQTNEQDFNSILTNAKSAGADVIFAPSSIVSAGLIIKQAKALGISALIMGGDTWENESIIQVAGDAAEGVVLSTFFDENNSAATAEAKKFVPGFKGFLGGKDPIIPAVAALGYDAYFVILDAIKRAGSTDGEAIRKALTETKGLEGVTGSFQFDENGDAQKDFAVIKVIKGGKFEYLSSQSVGK; this is encoded by the coding sequence ATGAAAAAATTGTTTTTATCGATGGCCGCAGTTCTCGCTGTAGCCGCCGCGTTTACCATCGGATACGGCGAAAAAGTCCTCGCCGCTGACGACACGATCAAAATCGGCGTTTTTGAACCGCTGACCGGCGAAAACGGCGGCGGCGGATCCCAGGAAGTCGACGGGATCAAGTACGCCAACCAAGTTTATCCTGAAGTATTGGGCAAAAAAGTTGAGCTTGTCATTGTGGACAACAAATCCGACAAAGCCGAAGCGGTCGTAGCCGCCACGAGACTTGTGGAAAAAGAAAAAGTCGTGGCCGTCATCGGCTCCTACGGCTCGGGCGTATCCATCGCCGCCGGCGACATTTTCCGCAACGCCAAAGTTCCCGCCATGGGCGCTTCCTGTACGAATCCCATGGTAACCGAAGGCAACGAATTCTATTTCCGCGCCTGCTTCCTCGACCCCTTCCAGGGCACGGTTCTGGCCAATTACGCCATCGCCCAGGGCAAGAAGAAAGCGGCGGTCATCACCCAGCTGGGCGACGACTATTCCACGGGGCTCGGCAGCTTCTTTACGCGCGAGTTCAAGAAACTGGGCGGAGAAATCGTGGCCGACCAGCAGTTCCAGACCAATGAGCAGGACTTCAATTCCATCCTGACAAACGCCAAATCCGCCGGCGCTGACGTTATCTTCGCGCCTTCGTCCATCGTATCGGCCGGTCTCATCATCAAACAGGCCAAGGCCTTGGGGATTTCCGCCCTCATTATGGGCGGCGACACCTGGGAAAACGAGTCCATCATCCAGGTAGCCGGAGACGCGGCCGAAGGCGTTGTGCTCTCGACATTCTTTGACGAAAACAATTCCGCCGCCACCGCCGAAGCGAAAAAATTCGTTCCGGGCTTCAAGGGCTTCCTCGGCGGAAAGGATCCCATTATCCCCGCAGTTGCGGCTCTGGGCTATGACGCGTACTTTGTGATCCTGGACGCCATCAAACGGGCCGGATCCACAGACGGCGAAGCGATCCGCAAAGCCCTCACGGAGACAAAGGGTCTCGAAGGCGTAACGGGCTCGTTCCAGTTTGATGAAAACGGCGACGCGCAGAAGGATTTCGCGGTCATCAAAGTCATCAAAGGCGGCAAGTTTGAATACCTGAGCAGCCAGAGCGTCGGCAAATAA
- a CDS encoding helix-turn-helix transcriptional regulator — protein sequence MMATTFDKFITAVPEQKEKFDREYEQFLLSEFVLEQMQEKKLSVRKLAELVGVSPTVIQKIRSCEAEKINFSTFQRVLNTLGYKIKLEKI from the coding sequence ATGATGGCGACAACATTCGATAAATTCATAACCGCAGTTCCAGAGCAAAAAGAAAAATTCGACCGGGAATATGAACAATTTCTCCTGTCGGAGTTTGTGTTGGAGCAAATGCAGGAAAAGAAGCTATCCGTAAGAAAATTGGCGGAACTTGTCGGTGTCTCTCCGACGGTCATACAGAAAATCCGCAGCTGTGAAGCGGAAAAAATAAACTTCAGTACGTTTCAAAGAGTTTTGAACACATTGGGGTACAAAATTAAGCTTGAAAAAATTTAA
- a CDS encoding type II toxin-antitoxin system RelE/ParE family toxin, whose product MVVPMLNNDTCVVYAGIYYTVEWYYDKGGYSEAFEYFLSVSDDQKRKFLLLVKKMADFGKIIDTRKFRYEGNNIFAFKPQPDRYLSFFVRGKRIVITNGFYKKSEKLPENEIQKATKYRIDYLNRNQEEK is encoded by the coding sequence ATGGTTGTTCCAATGCTAAATAATGATACCTGCGTGGTATATGCCGGTATTTATTATACCGTAGAATGGTATTACGATAAAGGTGGTTATAGTGAAGCTTTTGAGTATTTTCTATCCGTTTCCGATGATCAGAAGCGCAAGTTCTTGTTATTGGTGAAGAAAATGGCTGATTTCGGAAAAATTATTGATACCCGAAAATTTCGGTATGAAGGAAATAATATATTTGCGTTCAAACCGCAACCAGACAGATATTTGTCCTTTTTCGTCCGCGGAAAGAGGATCGTCATTACGAATGGCTTTTATAAGAAAAGTGAAAAACTACCGGAAAATGAGATCCAAAAGGCGACAAAATACCGCATTGATTACTTGAACAGAAACCAGGAGGAGAAATGA
- the mgtE gene encoding magnesium transporter, translating to MEQILELLNQNKLADVRRLITEENPVDIAEFCEELSQEQCLKLFRILPKNISADVFSYLSIEKQQEIIEGITDNELNFIINEMYLDDAVDVVEEMPANLVDRILRTSSPATRKLINQFLNYPENSAGSVMTVEYIALKNTLTVGEALEYIKKSDIDSASYDTCYVIDPKRKLIGNISFKSLVFFDDVLDIVDVMETNIVMTTTTQDQENVAELFRKYDLTSMPVVDTEERLVGIITIDDIVDVIDRENTEDFQKMAAISPSDEEYLKESVFSLAKHRILWLLILMISATFTGRIIRRYEEVLQSVVVLAAFIPMLMDTGGNAGSQSATLIIRGIALGEITLSDIWRIIWKETRVSVIVGAALSVINFARILFFEHVPSQVALVVSVSLFITVVMAKVVGGVLPVVAKGCKMDPAIMASPLITTIVDACALTIYFALSTHFLHLTAAAV from the coding sequence ATGGAACAAATCTTGGAACTGCTGAATCAAAACAAACTTGCCGACGTCCGCAGACTGATCACGGAAGAAAATCCCGTCGACATCGCGGAATTCTGCGAAGAGCTGTCGCAGGAGCAATGCCTCAAATTGTTCCGCATCCTTCCGAAAAACATCTCCGCCGACGTGTTCTCCTATCTTTCCATCGAAAAACAGCAGGAGATCATTGAAGGGATCACCGACAACGAACTCAATTTCATCATCAACGAAATGTATCTGGACGACGCCGTGGACGTTGTCGAGGAAATGCCCGCCAACCTCGTGGACAGGATCTTGCGGACATCCTCGCCCGCCACGCGCAAATTGATCAACCAGTTTCTGAATTATCCCGAAAACAGCGCCGGCAGCGTCATGACCGTCGAGTATATCGCGCTGAAAAACACGCTGACCGTGGGGGAAGCCCTCGAATACATCAAAAAAAGCGATATCGACAGCGCCAGCTACGACACCTGCTACGTCATCGATCCCAAGCGTAAGCTGATCGGCAATATCTCGTTCAAAAGCCTCGTCTTTTTTGACGACGTCCTCGATATCGTGGACGTCATGGAGACGAATATCGTCATGACCACGACGACCCAGGACCAGGAAAATGTCGCCGAGCTCTTCCGGAAATACGACTTGACGTCCATGCCGGTCGTCGATACCGAAGAACGCCTCGTTGGAATCATCACCATCGACGATATCGTCGACGTCATCGACCGGGAAAATACCGAAGACTTCCAGAAAATGGCGGCCATTTCCCCCTCGGACGAAGAATATCTCAAGGAATCCGTCTTTTCCCTGGCCAAGCACAGGATCCTCTGGCTCCTGATCCTCATGATCTCGGCGACCTTTACGGGCCGGATCATCCGTCGCTATGAGGAAGTCCTGCAATCGGTTGTTGTCCTCGCGGCCTTTATCCCCATGCTGATGGATACGGGCGGAAACGCCGGATCCCAGTCGGCGACGCTGATCATTCGCGGGATCGCGCTGGGGGAAATTACCCTGAGCGACATCTGGCGGATCATCTGGAAGGAAACCCGGGTGAGCGTCATTGTAGGCGCGGCCCTTTCGGTAATCAATTTCGCGCGGATCCTGTTTTTTGAGCACGTGCCCTCACAGGTCGCCCTGGTCGTCAGCGTCAGCCTCTTCATCACCGTCGTCATGGCGAAAGTCGTGGGCGGCGTGCTGCCGGTCGTCGCAAAAGGTTGCAAAATGGATCCCGCCATTATGGCGAGCCCGCTGATTACGACCATCGTCGACGCCTGCGCGCTCACGATCTATTTCGCGCTTTCGACGCACTTCCTGCATCTCACGGCTGCGGCGGTATGA
- the truA gene encoding tRNA pseudouridine(38-40) synthase TruA has product MKNTVIRYQYDGSNFYGSQKQADKRTVQGEMEQALRFILKEKIRLISAGRTDRGVHALEQVSNFDSRLTIPYDRLFLALSNLAPPDIGILSVDEAEPAFNARFSAKEREYRYVLTERKSPFTARYQTYVERLPEIDRFREIMAPLEGEHNFRNFMLVDTVEKNPVKNIFFIRMENIGDTLAVTVRGNSFGKSQIRLMLGAALDVYWGKRPADYIRRMLAEPDKLLERKLAPPNGLYLSRIIY; this is encoded by the coding sequence ATGAAGAACACCGTGATCCGATACCAATACGACGGCAGCAATTTTTACGGATCCCAGAAGCAGGCCGACAAAAGGACTGTGCAGGGGGAAATGGAGCAGGCCCTGCGCTTCATTCTCAAAGAGAAAATCCGGCTGATTTCCGCGGGCAGAACGGACCGGGGCGTACACGCCCTCGAGCAGGTTTCAAATTTTGACAGCAGGCTCACGATCCCCTACGACCGCTTGTTTCTGGCCCTTTCCAATCTCGCGCCGCCCGATATCGGCATTCTGTCCGTTGATGAGGCGGAACCCGCGTTTAACGCGCGATTTTCGGCCAAAGAGCGGGAATACCGCTATGTCCTGACCGAACGCAAATCTCCCTTCACGGCCCGCTATCAGACTTATGTGGAACGCCTGCCGGAAATCGACAGATTCCGCGAGATCATGGCCCCCCTTGAAGGGGAGCACAATTTCCGCAATTTTATGCTTGTGGATACCGTGGAAAAGAATCCGGTCAAGAATATCTTTTTCATCCGAATGGAGAACATCGGAGATACGCTTGCGGTAACCGTTCGCGGGAATTCCTTCGGGAAATCCCAGATCCGGCTGATGCTGGGCGCGGCCCTGGACGTCTATTGGGGGAAAAGGCCCGCCGACTATATCCGGAGAATGCTGGCGGAACCCGATAAATTGCTAGAGCGAAAGCTCGCGCCACCCAACGGCCTTTATTTGTCCCGGATCATTTATTGA
- a CDS encoding transcriptional repressor, whose protein sequence is MQVENIGNFLKSKDIRPSYQRIKVYQYLIEHKNHPTVDMIYKALGPEITTLSKTTVYNTLNLFIQHGIVNMIVIEENETRYDADMHTHGHFKCVKCGKLNDVMLPEDVIDRITAEGCDVKEKHIYMKGLCRECKESVNKLV, encoded by the coding sequence ATGCAAGTTGAGAATATAGGCAATTTCTTAAAGAGCAAAGACATAAGACCTTCCTACCAACGAATCAAAGTATACCAGTATTTAATCGAGCACAAGAATCATCCTACTGTGGACATGATCTACAAGGCATTGGGTCCTGAGATCACGACCTTGTCAAAGACCACCGTATACAATACTTTGAACCTCTTTATACAGCACGGGATCGTAAACATGATCGTCATCGAAGAAAATGAAACCCGCTATGATGCCGATATGCACACACATGGCCATTTCAAATGCGTGAAATGCGGTAAGTTGAATGACGTGATGTTGCCGGAAGACGTCATTGACAGAATCACGGCTGAGGGTTGCGACGTTAAAGAAAAACATATCTATATGAAAGGGCTCTGCAGGGAATGCAAGGAATCCGTCAACAAATTGGTATGA
- a CDS encoding desulfoferrodoxin, with product MSYGKIWKEKGGKSVVEVVSRDFNEAALSDKFEALEEKSQDAAVEKHVPYVEETAEGYVVKVGKAAKHPMAPEHFIEFIEILVDGSFLYRKYLNPGEEPEALFQVPKGGSVSAREYCNVHGLWKNQ from the coding sequence ATGTCCTACGGAAAAATCTGGAAGGAAAAGGGCGGAAAATCAGTAGTGGAAGTCGTATCCCGGGATTTTAACGAGGCGGCGCTCTCGGATAAATTCGAAGCGCTGGAAGAAAAGAGCCAGGACGCGGCCGTGGAAAAACACGTCCCCTATGTTGAAGAAACCGCCGAAGGCTATGTGGTCAAGGTCGGCAAAGCCGCCAAACACCCCATGGCGCCCGAACATTTTATCGAGTTTATCGAAATCCTCGTCGACGGTAGCTTCCTGTACAGGAAATACCTGAACCCCGGGGAGGAACCCGAAGCGCTGTTTCAAGTCCCCAAGGGCGGAAGCGTCAGCGCCAGGGAATATTGCAACGTACACGGCTTATGGAAAAATCAGTAA
- a CDS encoding rubredoxin, which yields MKKYECKLCGYIYDPAIGDPDNGVAPGTPFEKLPAGWVCPLCGAEVAEFEKID from the coding sequence ATGAAAAAATACGAATGCAAGCTCTGCGGCTATATCTACGACCCCGCCATAGGCGATCCCGATAACGGCGTTGCTCCGGGCACGCCCTTTGAAAAATTGCCGGCCGGCTGGGTATGTCCACTTTGCGGCGCGGAAGTCGCGGAATTTGAGAAAATAGATTAA